CTGGTGTTTTCGATCTGAATTGGGTTTTGTATCTGATACAATATCATCCAGCAATGTCCGGAGGCTCAGTTTTTCAAAATTTTGCTGTTCCTGAAAATTTCCATAGGTAAGATCAGCCAGATCTTTAAGCATCCCTATGGTTTCAGTGGTCCGGCCAATTGCCCGATTCAGCATATTGATGACGCGCTCATCAGCATCTGAACCCAAAATATCCTCTATAACCATAAGGGTTGATTGAATGGTTGCAATGGGGGCTTTCATTTCGTGGCTGGCATAGCGGAAAAACGTCGTCTTGGTTTCGTTGATTTCCTGAAGTTTTAGATTTGCTGCTTCCAGCTTGTCTCGGACACGACGATGTCTCTCCGTCACATTTTGGGCCAGATAGGCTGAGACCATCATAGTCACAACAAAAATGAACCAAATCCCAATAACCATTCTGGAATCATTCATAAGATGAAAGTCATTAAAAAAACAAGTATGCCCCACAAAACTCAACTGTTCTATGAGCAAGAGACCTGAATACAGGATAATCACCAGCAGAGAATACAGATACGAGAAGCCGCCAGGGAACATAATGCTGGCCAGAATAATGTGAAAAACATAGAAAAAGGATAGGGGGCTTTCTGCACTCCCAGTTAGATAAATCAGAATGGTGAGTAGCAGTAAATCCATGACCATTTGCAAATTGAGCAGAATAACCAGATTGGACATTCCGAACTGCTTTTTGGCCGAGGCGTATGCGAGATACATGAGATTTAATCCAACCAGGATGAAACCAACCAGTGCCATGGCATTCAGACTGGAAGGAGGACCAAGGGCAATACTCTTCAAAAGGATTACCCCTGAGAAGAGTCCAAGAATGGCCAGCCAGCGCAACCGTATAAGCCATTTATCACGCCGAAGCATGGAGGCAATTGAGAAAGTGGGTGTTTCAGGAAATAGCGTCAACATGCTACCGTTTTTTTTATCGAATCAGTTAAAGTCTGTGCTGTTTAGACCTTAATATTTTGATGTACGACGTCCACCAATTTTTTGGGATTTACCGGTTTTTCTAAAAACGCATCAACAGGTAGAAAATCGGCATCTTTGCCTGGATCAAACTGAAAACCTGTCTGGTTCCCAACCGCCGTTAACATGACGATGGGGGTATCCTTGATGTCAGCATTTTCCCTGATTTTGTAGGCGACGTGAAAGCCTTCATCCATGGAAGACATCATGACATCCAGAATAACCAGATCTGGAGATTCTGATTTTATCTTCTCCAAACCCTTTTCCCCATCCTGGGCATCAATAACATCATAACCGGCTGCTTCCAAAGTGATACGCATGGCTTCAACGAGATCGAAGTCATCATCTATTATCAGTACTTTTTTTGCCATTTTTTGTTTTCCTCCCGGGCACGAACGCCCACCAAATTGAACTAAGCCTCAGCGAGTTGGCTTACTCGATTAAGTTTATCTTCAACGATTTCAACGGCCATTTTCAAAGCCTTTTTTACAGGTACGGAAAGTGAGCCATTAAATTGAATTGATTCTGGTTCAATACCAATGATTTTCAAGTCTTTGGGGAGCATATCCAGGGAATCTGCCATTTTTATTGACTCTGCCAACCCCAGACCATGAAGTGATAGGGGGTCATCTTTTAACACAAAATCAATTTGATTGGGGTCAAACTCCACAATGCACCCTGCTTGGCGACCCATCTGACAGGCATCCACAACAATCACATGGTCACGTCCTTCGAAATACTCGAGGACTCCCAGAGTGTCACTCCCTGCATCCACCAATTCTAATTGAGAATGTGATAGCTGGGAGAGTGCATCGATAAGTAAGGGACCGATGGCATCATCTCCACGCAAGCGACTGCCTACACCTATGACTGTTAGTGCTGCCATAGGGACTATTCTATGAAGTCAACTTCCAGCATGTGAACCGAGCATGAAATACAGGGATCATACGCTCTAACCAGCATCTCCAGGTTCAGGGTAATTTCTTCCTTGCTCTTGGAAACAATCTCAGGCACCAGTTTCATCATATCAGCATCAATGTTGGCCAGATTCTGTCCAGTTGGAATGATACAGTTGGCTTTGATGATATTGCCCTTGTTATCATAGGTATAGTCATGGAAAAGAATACCTCGTGGAACCTCATTGGAACCAATTCCCCGACCATATCGAGTAGGCGTCTGGTTTGGTTTCTCATTTTTGAGACCAAGTTCCATGAGCCTGTCGATAATACGTACACTATCCAGAATGCAATGCACTGCTTCAACCACCTGGGCGATGGTATTCATGTAGGGATTATAGCAATTGGGTTTGAGACCCATGGCTTCTGCAGCGGCAAGGGCTTCTTCCCCGAGTTGGGCATGGTTGTTATTCCAGCGAGCGAGGGCACCAACGAAATAGGCGTCTCTATTGTACTTCGCATGTTTTGATGTGGAGTGATTCACGATGAATTCATTGGTTACATCAAGATAGTTGTGGACGGAAATTGCACCAGAGTCAGAGGAGAAAATATCACCCTCATAAAATGCATATTCATCTGGGTGCTTCAGGGAAATGTATTCTGTTTCTCTTTCAAACTGAGGGATGGCACCGGCCAGAGCCTTCATGGTCTCTATGGTTTCAAGACCATCTGGGAGGGCTTCTTCTAGAAGACGCCGTTTAATTTCCAGTAACTCTGCTTTTTCAGGAATTCTTGAAAAACCGCCAGGAACCGGTGTGATGGGATGCACGGCTCTACCAGAAACGATATCACCAATATCATTGGCCAGACGTTTCATGCGTAAGGCTCTCAGGACTACATCTTTATGTGTGGCAATAAGCGGAAATACACTTCCAACGTTCAGAAAATCTGGAGCAGCCAGAAAATAAGCATGTAAAATGTTTGATTGCAAGGTAGCGCCATGGATCAATAGTTTTCTGAGTAGTGCAGTCTGTTCTGAAATTTCCAGACCCAGTGCATCTTCAGTGGCAACCAGTGAGGTCAA
This region of Candidatus Neomarinimicrobiota bacterium genomic DNA includes:
- a CDS encoding hydrogenase maturation protease translates to MAALTVIGVGSRLRGDDAIGPLLIDALSQLSHSQLELVDAGSDTLGVLEYFEGRDHVIVVDACQMGRQAGCIVEFDPNQIDFVLKDDPLSLHGLGLAESIKMADSLDMLPKDLKIIGIEPESIQFNGSLSVPVKKALKMAVEIVEDKLNRVSQLAEA
- a CDS encoding Ni/Fe hydrogenase subunit alpha; protein product: MSRDLDIKVHHLTRVEGHGNIVVNMKDGVLEKAHLSIVEPPRFFEAMMKGRSFHEAAIITSRICGICSLGHQLTSLVATEDALGLEISEQTALLRKLLIHGATLQSNILHAYFLAAPDFLNVGSVFPLIATHKDVVLRALRMKRLANDIGDIVSGRAVHPITPVPGGFSRIPEKAELLEIKRRLLEEALPDGLETIETMKALAGAIPQFERETEYISLKHPDEYAFYEGDIFSSDSGAISVHNYLDVTNEFIVNHSTSKHAKYNRDAYFVGALARWNNNHAQLGEEALAAAEAMGLKPNCYNPYMNTIAQVVEAVHCILDSVRIIDRLMELGLKNEKPNQTPTRYGRGIGSNEVPRGILFHDYTYDNKGNIIKANCIIPTGQNLANIDADMMKLVPEIVSKSKEEITLNLEMLVRAYDPCISCSVHMLEVDFIE
- a CDS encoding HAMP domain-containing histidine kinase, with protein sequence MLTLFPETPTFSIASMLRRDKWLIRLRWLAILGLFSGVILLKSIALGPPSSLNAMALVGFILVGLNLMYLAYASAKKQFGMSNLVILLNLQMVMDLLLLTILIYLTGSAESPLSFFYVFHIILASIMFPGGFSYLYSLLVIILYSGLLLIEQLSFVGHTCFFNDFHLMNDSRMVIGIWFIFVVTMMVSAYLAQNVTERHRRVRDKLEAANLKLQEINETKTTFFRYASHEMKAPIATIQSTLMVIEDILGSDADERVINMLNRAIGRTTETIGMLKDLADLTYGNFQEQQNFEKLSLRTLLDDIVSDTKPNSDRKHQTLTFSAADMPFDYFGDINALGKIFKNLLSNAIRYTQESGNIQVSLEKVDTNYVVKVADDGQGIPESEQTNIFKEFYRTPTARKLISEGTGLGLSIVMRMVELHGGDISVESLEGQGSTFTVQLPFKEGL
- a CDS encoding response regulator, with amino-acid sequence MAKKVLIIDDDFDLVEAMRITLEAAGYDVIDAQDGEKGLEKIKSESPDLVILDVMMSSMDEGFHVAYKIRENADIKDTPIVMLTAVGNQTGFQFDPGKDADFLPVDAFLEKPVNPKKLVDVVHQNIKV